A DNA window from Bradyrhizobium sp. CCBAU 53421 contains the following coding sequences:
- a CDS encoding malonyl-CoA decarboxylase: MANAFFSDLLSTISERGRVLLGRASPADDKQDASELLELCEALLSGRGEASGTAMAREVLDRYHHLDAAGRLSFFQTLARDFGPDHARLAQAIESWRAKANGDDASDLHFASEPRRQELIRRLNRAPGGTGELVSIRSDLLSLMKGNKDLAALDRDVVHLLSSWFNRGFLVLRRIDWSSPANILEKIIRYEAVHEIRDWDDLRRRIDPVDRRCYAFFHPALADEPLIFVEVALTEAIPGAIAPLLAEEREPVPVEKARTAVFYSISNTQRGLGGISFGSFLIKQVVEELRRELPKLDNFVTLSPVPGFMQWVKQADDVPLTDEDRQLLESLGKPDWSENAELAAQLRAVLEPLAAYYFLKARTPKGRQIDSVARFHLGNGARLERINWLGDLSPKGLRESAGVMVNYLYRLDDIEKNHEAYANNGEVIASSAVKKLLKGEGRRLLDMRLG; this comes from the coding sequence ATGGCCAACGCTTTCTTCTCCGACCTGCTCTCGACGATTTCCGAACGCGGCCGCGTCCTGCTCGGCCGCGCCAGCCCGGCCGACGACAAGCAGGATGCGTCCGAACTGCTGGAACTGTGCGAGGCGCTGCTGTCCGGCCGCGGCGAAGCCTCCGGCACCGCGATGGCGCGCGAAGTGCTCGACCGCTACCACCACCTCGACGCCGCCGGGCGGCTGTCGTTCTTCCAGACGCTGGCGCGCGATTTCGGCCCCGATCACGCCAGGCTGGCGCAGGCGATCGAGAGCTGGCGCGCCAAAGCCAATGGCGACGACGCCAGCGACCTGCATTTCGCCTCCGAACCGCGCCGCCAGGAACTGATCCGGCGGCTCAATCGCGCACCGGGCGGCACCGGCGAGCTGGTGTCGATCCGCTCGGATCTGCTTTCATTGATGAAGGGCAACAAGGACCTCGCCGCGCTCGATCGCGACGTGGTGCATCTGCTCTCGTCCTGGTTCAACAGGGGATTCCTCGTGCTGCGCAGGATAGACTGGTCGTCGCCGGCCAATATTCTGGAGAAGATCATCCGCTACGAGGCCGTGCACGAAATCCGCGACTGGGACGATCTGCGCCGACGCATCGATCCGGTGGACCGCCGCTGCTACGCGTTCTTCCACCCGGCACTGGCCGACGAGCCGCTGATCTTCGTCGAGGTCGCGCTGACCGAAGCCATCCCGGGCGCGATCGCGCCGCTGCTTGCGGAAGAGCGCGAGCCGGTGCCGGTCGAGAAGGCCCGCACCGCGGTATTCTATTCGATCTCCAACACCCAGCGCGGGCTCGGCGGCATTTCGTTCGGCAGCTTCCTGATCAAGCAGGTGGTCGAGGAGCTGCGCCGCGAATTGCCCAAGCTCGACAATTTCGTCACGTTGTCGCCGGTGCCGGGCTTCATGCAGTGGGTGAAGCAGGCCGATGACGTGCCGCTTACCGACGAGGATCGCCAGCTGCTCGAAAGCCTCGGCAAGCCGGACTGGTCCGAGAACGCCGAGCTCGCCGCGCAGCTGCGCGCCGTGCTGGAGCCGCTCGCCGCCTATTACTTCCTGAAGGCGCGGACGCCGAAGGGACGGCAGATCGATTCGGTCGCGCGCTTCCATCTCGGCAACGGCGCCCGGCTGGAGCGGATCAACTGGCTCGGCGACCTCTCGCCCAAGGGCCTGCGCGAATCCGCCGGCGTGATGGTCAATTACCTCTACCGCCTCGACGACATCGAGAAGAACCACGAGGCCTACGCCAACAACGGCGAGGTGATCGCCTCGAGCGCGGTGAAGAAGCTGTTGAAGGGCGAAGGCCGGCGGCTGCTTGACATGCGGTTGGGGTGA
- a CDS encoding helix-turn-helix domain-containing protein, translating to MTIAEPPIRALHQDRRVTGDGVHLVARSYEKGVRLDPHMHREAQLVYAASGTMQVTTPKGRWLVPPDRAVWVPALLPHAIDVLADIEMRTLYFDQAWLARERRSNSLGHEFVVRVSPLVHQAILALFDASCGRERTDLLIRLVMLELHQAEDSATFIPLPQEPRCRRAADIVLADPTRDHEIDALARTVGTSARTLSRLFAAETQLSFKSWCQRARIAAAIERLSTNANVSVKQVASDLGYASVPAFSHAFRQVTGKTPTAFAEKT from the coding sequence ATGACTATCGCTGAACCGCCAATAAGAGCCCTGCACCAGGACCGGCGCGTCACCGGCGACGGCGTGCATCTGGTGGCGCGCTCCTATGAGAAGGGCGTCCGGCTCGACCCGCACATGCACCGCGAGGCACAGCTGGTCTATGCCGCGAGCGGCACCATGCAGGTGACGACGCCGAAGGGCCGCTGGCTGGTGCCGCCGGACCGCGCGGTGTGGGTCCCTGCCCTGCTTCCCCATGCGATCGACGTGCTCGCCGACATCGAGATGCGCACGCTGTATTTCGACCAGGCCTGGCTCGCGCGCGAGAGGCGCAGCAACAGCCTCGGCCATGAATTCGTGGTCCGTGTCTCGCCGCTGGTGCACCAGGCGATCCTTGCGCTGTTCGACGCATCATGCGGACGCGAGCGCACCGATCTGCTGATCAGGCTGGTGATGCTGGAGTTGCACCAGGCCGAGGATTCCGCGACCTTCATCCCGCTGCCGCAGGAGCCGCGCTGCCGACGCGCCGCCGACATCGTGCTGGCCGATCCGACCAGGGACCACGAGATCGATGCGCTGGCGCGCACCGTCGGCACCTCGGCACGGACGCTGTCGCGGCTGTTCGCGGCGGAGACGCAGCTCTCGTTCAAGAGCTGGTGCCAGCGCGCCCGCATCGCGGCCGCGATCGAACGGCTGTCGACCAATGCGAACGTGTCGGTCAAGCAGGTCGCCTCCGACCTCGGTTATGCCAGCGTGCCGGCGTTTTCCCACGCGTTCCGTCAGGTTACCGGCAAGACACCGACCGCGTTCGCGGAGAAAACGTGA